From Glycine max cultivar Williams 82 chromosome 11, Glycine_max_v4.0, whole genome shotgun sequence, the proteins below share one genomic window:
- the LOC100813612 gene encoding protein PMR5 codes for MALLHSLFALLFLLLSLQLHTVSCALLLSLRHHHNTLHQQRPMIHANQTNCALFVGTWVQDDSYPIYQSSNCPIIDPQFNCKMFGRPDSDYLRYRWRPLNCDLPRFNGVEFLLQMKGKTVMFVGDSLGRNQWQSLICMIYAAVPQTQTQLVRGEPLSTFRFLDYGVTISFYRAPYLVEIDVVQGKRILRLEEVDGNGDVWRSVDVLSFNTGHWWDHQGSLQGWDYMELGGKYYQDMDRLAALERGMKTWANWVDSNVDRSRTKVFFLGISPSHTNPNEWNSGVTAGLTTKNCYGETTPITSTGTAYPGVYPEQMRVVDMVIRGMSNPAYLLDITMLSAFRKDAHPSIYSGDLNPQQRANPTYSADCSHWCLPGLPDTWNELFYTTLFY; via the exons ATGGCACTTCTCCATTCCCTATTTGcccttctcttccttctcctttcCCTTCAACTCCATACAGTCTCATGTGCCCTCCTACTAAGCCTGAGACACCACCACAACACTCTCCACCAGCAGAGGCCAATGATCCATGCCAACCAAACCAACTGTGCACTTTTTGTGGGAACTTGGGTCCAAGATGACTCTTACCCTATCTATCAATCCTCTAACTGCCCCATCATAGATCCACAGTTCAACTGCAAGATGTTTGGCCGCCCTGATTCTGATTACCTCAGATACAGATGGAGACCCCTCAACTGTGACCTCCCTAG GTTCAATGGGGTGGAGTTTCTACTGCAAATGAAGGGCAAAACTGTGATGTTTGTGGGTGACTCACTAGGGCGCAACCAATGGCAATCACTGATTTGCATGATATATGCTGCAGTTCCTCAGACACAAACACAATTGGTCAGAGGGGAACCACTCTCAACCTTCAGATTCTTG GACTACGGTGTGACCATTTCATTTTACAGGGCTCCTTATTTGGTAGAGATTGATGTGGTCCAAGGGAAGAGGATTTTGAGGTTGGAGGAGGTTGATGGGAATGGTGACGTTTGGAGAAGTGTTGATGTGCTGTCTTTCAACACTGGACATTGGTGGGATCATCAAGGCTCTCTTCAAGG GTGGGATTATATGGAATTAGGAGGCAAATACTACCAAGATATGGATCGTTTAGCAGCTTTGGAAAGGGGTATGAAAACATGGGCTAACTGGGTGGACTCCAATGTTGATAGAAGCAGAACCAAAGTGTTCTTCCTGGGAATTTCTCCTTCACATACCAA CCCAAATGAATGGAATTCTGGAGTGACAGCAGGACTGACTACAAAGAACTGCTATGGTGAAACTACTCCAATTACTAGCACTGGCACAGCATACCCTGGTGTGTACCCTGAACAAATGAGGGTTGTGGACATGGTAATTAGAGGAATGAGTAACCCTGCTTATCTTCTTGACATCACAATGCTGTCAGCATTTAGGAAGGATGCACATCCCTCCATTTATAGTGGTGATTTGAATCCTCAACAAAGAGCTAACCCTACCTACTCAGCTGATTGTAGCCACTGGTGTCTTCCTGGATTGCCAGATACTTGGAATGAACTATTCTATACTACCTTGTTCTATTAA